A region of the Cucurbita pepo subsp. pepo cultivar mu-cu-16 unplaced genomic scaffold, ASM280686v2 Cp4.1_scaffold000623, whole genome shotgun sequence genome:
ggttttcacactcttataaagaatgcttcgttcccctctccggtcaatgtgggatcccacaatccacccccttgagtgccagcgtcctcactgacacaccgcgcggtgtctaactctgataccattttgtaatagcccaagcccaccactagtagatattatccgctttggcccattacatacCACCGtcgcctcacgattttaaaacgcgtctactaaatagaggtttccacacccttataaagaatacttcattcccctctccaatcaatgtaggatctcacacaatTCTATACCCCTTGCACCGTTTGTGATTCTATACACTTTCACCATTAGCAATGTTACAATCATGAAAGGACGTATCTATCAAACATTCATTAGCTAATTTAACACGACGGGACAAATAGAGATTGGGAGAAAGGAGTAAGTtggataaaacaaaatagaactGAAAAAGTCAAAATCCTATCCAGTTTAAAGATTGTGATACTGTATTTTATCTAATTGTTCGTTTCTTTCAGCCATTGATCTGCAAATCATGTCAAACTAGCATATATTTGTTCATCATGCGTTCCACATCCATCGTTTCGTTAACtatcacaaatttaaattctgGAGACACTGAAACAAATTAGACCAAAattatagaaactaaatgGGAAAATTCACACTACCAATGTCTAAAAATAACTCGCAGTTCTTGAATCATACAAAGAAGAACAGTTCAATACCCCATCAATTTGAATCATCAAGAAAAATCAAACGAATACTTCCCAGCAGATTGCTCATTTCATGAACAGCAAAATGTAAACAAAATGTTAAAGATTGAATTTACGTACCAAAACTGACGGCCTGAGATAGAACCTTCCTGATTTTGATGGATTTGAAAGACTCAATGGTCTCTCCAATCCAACCCATGTCGGCTACCCTCTTGAATTGGGCTTAATGCGATCGATCAATGGAAATGAAAACTGggtttttcttgattttgaagaaCTTCTCTCGAGCTTTTACTATTCGGGATTTCGCGGGTTCAGTCGTCCCGGTTTGCGCTAGCGTCTTGATTTCTATTGGCGCCGATGACCAAAGTGGGCCCACCTCAtgcacaaaaataaataaatattaaaatttttaaaaaatatattctattgGTCCCTAACATTTGAGCAAATTCTTATTTAGTCCTTCATTTTAcagttaatttaatttttagttgatttttgggttttaaaatattatatttttaccatttttaatttttttaaaaaaattttaaaatgggttcTTTTAagccaatttttatttaatttttaaaattgtaggaaggtaaatatattattggtttttttcctcaaaatttagtggtattgttaaaaaataaataaaaattaaagagtatttttgaaataaaacacaaatttagaagtattttttattaatttagtcaatttttatttaatttttaaaattgtaggAAGGTAAttgtattatttgttttttttttcctcgaaATTTAGTGgtattgttaaaaaataaataaaaaattaaaaggtatttttgaaataaaatataaatttagaagtatttttttattaatttagccaattttttgtttaatttttaaaatcgtagGAAGgtatttgtattaaaaatttagtggtatggttaaaaaataaataaaagttaaagggtatttttgaaataaaatacaaatttagaagtattttttattaatttagccaatttttatttaatttttaaaattgtaggaaggtaaatgtattatttgtttctttttcctcgaAATTTAGTggtattgttaaaaaaaaaaaataattaaagggtatttttgaaataaaatataaatttagacgtattttttattaatttagccaattttatttaatttttaaaattgtaggAAGGTAAAtgcattatttgttttttttttcctccaaattGAGTGgtattgttaaaaaataaataaaaattaaaaggtatttttgaaataaaatacaaatttagaattatttttattaatttagtccatttttatttaattttaaaaattgtaggAAAGTAAATGtattattggttttttttttcacgaaGTGgaattgttaaaaaataaataaaaattaaagagtatttttgaaataaaatataaatttagaagtatttttattaatttagccaatttttattattcgtttttttttccttgaaatttaatggtattgttaaaaaataaataaaaattaaaggatatttttgaaataaaatacaaatttaaaaggtatttttatttaatttttatttggtacatttatatttttaaaatttagaaatgtgAAAAtgtagtattttaaaatttagaattatatgGTCCACTAATGGGCTGAGTGGATCCAAAAGTACAATTATATGGTCCAAGCCCAAGATCTAAACTGGGCCGGCCTTGTTAGAtatattgggcttgggccCAATTTAGACGTCAGTGTCCAAGGGTCTCGGCCCAGTGACCTTGAGTCTTCTCTATATCTTCCATACATATATCGTCAAGAATTTACCGGTAGCtcttaaaccctaattttgtttCCCTCGAATTCTGCTGTCGTTGTGTTAAAACCCTACCTTTCTTCTTGGATCTAAAATGGTACTGTATCTTTGTTTGATGAACTTACGTTGATCCTTGTTTCATTCGTTTGCATGGATTTTTATGGTGGTTGTGTTTTTGCAGACAGGAGAAGCAGTGAATCCCAAAGCCTATCCTTTGGCCGATGCGCAGCTCACAATTACTATTCTTGATCTTGTTCAGCAGGCTGCTAACTACAAGCAGCTCAAGAAGGGCGCGAATGAAGGTAGCGTGATTTGTTTAAAGTTAGTGTGTTTCGTTTGATCAACGTTCTGGCTTCGTAAGAAGTATTCGGTGAGGATTTTGTATGGTGTTATTTGTTTTCCGTTGGTTAATGGTTTTCTTTTGATGGATTTTCAGCCACTAAGACGCTGAATAGAGGAATTTCGGAGTTTGTAGTGATGGCTGCTGATACTGAGCCGCTTGAGATTCTTCTCCATCTTCCATTGTTGGCTGAAGATAAGGTAAAACTATCTGTTGTTTGAACTTTCGGTTGATAGTCATGGTTTTCTGTTGTTACTTGTTAGTATAGAGATTTTGACGAATGGGTGAATGAACGTATTGAAGTATCCCCATATCTCCCCTGCTATTTATTGTACTGTTTCTTAACTAGTGAAACCTTAGTGTAAACAATGCAAGAATTTGGCGTTTATACAGACGCAATAGTTAACAGctctctattttttgtttcatcgTTCTTTCTGGATTCTACGATGTAAAAGATGAATTTATCCTTTTGCCTTGTTATGGAGTCTCTTTTTGGATAGAGTTAGACCTGCGAGCTAGCTACGAAGAGTACTCCtctcactcctctccctatcggtcTCATTACTTCGCTCCTTCACCTCTCCCACTCTGTAAAGTTGCTTCGCTCCTTTTGAGGATCGAGGTTTTGTGTGCTATGTCCATGCCAATAGACAAATGATTGATTAACCCATTCAAAACAATTTACGTGAGGGGCTTCTTCCATAACCCAAGCtcggagaaggaagagataaGAGGGCCCTAGAAAAACCTTTTTGTTTAGGGGTAAGGGGGTGCTAACATCGCTCTAATACGCCCATAACAGTTATCTTTGGGCTCATGCtgataattattcaattatggTTTGTTTGTAAAAGATCTCGAGGGAAAATGCCTTTTACTGTCATGTTATATTTGCAGATATTTGATCATATACAGTCCTTATAAGAACCAAATAGT
Encoded here:
- the LOC111785654 gene encoding NHP2-like protein 1; this encodes MTGEAVNPKAYPLADAQLTITILDLVQQAANYKQLKKGANEATKTLNRGISEFVVMAADTEPLEILLHLPLLAEDKNVPYVFVPSKQALGRACGVTRPVIACSVTTNEGSQLKSQIQQLKDAIEKLLI